Genomic window (Vampirovibrionales bacterium):
CAAGGCCGCCAATCAGCGTATCGGCCCCGGCCAGACCATTGAGCACATCGTTGCCCGCGCCGCCAGACAGCGTGTTGGCGCCGACGTTGCCGACCAGCGAATTGTTCAGGTCGTTGCCGGTCCCCGACAGGTTCAGCGTGCCAATCAGGGTGAGATTCTCGACGTTGTCCGAGAGCGTATAATCCACCAGCGCGTTAATGGTGTCGCGGCCTTCGCCGACATTCTCGCTGACCACGTCGCCCGCGTCGTCGACCACGTATAAATCGTCGCCGAGACCGCCGATGAGCGTATCAGCGCCCTTCATGCCATTGAGCACGTCATTGCCCGCGCCGCCCGATAAGGTATTGGCGCCCGCGTTGCCAATGAGGTAATTGGCCAGCGCGTTGCCGCTGCCGTTGAGATTAGCCGTTCCCAGCAGGGTCAGATTTTCGACGTTGGCGCCGAGCGTGTAATCCACCAGCGCATTGACCGTATCGCGGCCTTCGTCAGCATTTTCAATCACGACGTCGCCCGCGTTGTCGACGACATAGACATCGTTGCCCAGCCCGCCGATCAGCGTATCGGCCCCGGCCAGACCATTGAGCACATCGTTGCCCGCGCCGCCCGATAACGTATTGGCGCCCGCATTGCCGATGAGCGCATTATTCTGCGCGTTGCCGGTCCCGTTGAGGTTGGCTGTCCCCTCAAGGATTAAATTCTCCAGATTCGCGCCCAGCGTATAGGAGATGGAACTGCGCACGGTGTCGAGTCCGGCGTCGGCGTTTTCGACGATCACGTCGCCCGCCTCATCGACGTAATACACGTCGTTGCCCAGCCCGCCCTGCATGCGATCCGCGCCGCGGCCGCCATTGAGAGTATCGTTACTAAGGCCGCCCAGCAGCAGATCGGCGCTATCGCCGCCGAGAATCAGATTCCCGTGATCGCCGCCCTGCAGCTCATCTTCAAATGCCGTCCCTTGCACAATCGCAACCATTCTGTCCTCACTAATATCTCGTCTTCTCTAAACCAGTCGTTTGGACCGCGACGCAACAGAGGCATCGGTCCACATAATTTGTCTATCGACGAGGCCCCCTTCTTCTGAAGGGTGTCGAAGCATGATTTCTGAGAATTCCCAAAAATCGCCGTGAGGGGAGGGAGCCGCGGCATTCACAAATGTTTACGCCATGGCGCCGCTTGCGGCAAACGCCGTCGCTGCCTGAGTCGCATGATCTTGACGCATTGCCTGAATCGCATATACTGACCAGACATCGTTTTGCATCAGGTTTGCCGCCGTGTCTTTGACGATCTTTTCTGCGCCCCCCAGCCCGCTGACCCTCGCCATGCCCTGTATGGCCATGTGTCTGCGCGCGCGCGGCGAGGGCGAGAGGATCTTTGTGATTCACTGACGCATTTCAGCGTCTGACATCTCCGAACCCATCGCCTCGTGGCGGTGGGTTTTTTGCTTCCGCATTTTCGCTGACGCCCCAACAGGATCGCCCTCATGTCGCTTCTCAACGTTCAATCGCTTCTCAACGCTCAAACCATTGCCACCGCCTTTATCGCTGCGGCCCCGCGTTCGGTCGGCGGCGCGTTTCGCATCTGGGATGCGGGCAATCCTGCGCTGTTGCAGCAAGGCGTCACGCCCAACCGGACGCGGGTTGTCCGGCGCGAAGCGACCTCCGTGGCGCTGGCGTGGACGTTTGGGCTGTTTACGTCAGCGCTCGCGCAAAAGCTGACACACACGCTGCGGATGTCTAAAAACGGCGCGACGTTGGGCGTGGCGATCGTCAGCAATATCCTGGCCGAGGTCGTGGCGCGGGCGGTCGCGTATCGCGGCGTCAGCGCGGCGGGGTCGTCAGGACAGGCGGGGCAAGCGCAAAACCTCCCGTCCGTCAGCCGCCCTCCAGAGACGGCTTTAGACGGCTTGGGCCGAGCGTCGTTCGGGGCGACCCCGCTCAGCGCGCCGCCTCTGTTTCAGCGCATGGCGCAAGCCGCCGCGCCGTGACGGCTGGACGCCGCCCCTTGATTTTACAAATATTTACAGCGCGACGCTGTCCGAAAGCGTCTCAGGCGCGCGGATCGCCGGGGAGACGAGCCGGCTTGCCCGCTGGCCATAAGAACGCCTCCGGCGCTGCCATAGGCAATCAAGCGTTTCTTACGCGCCTTGTCTTTGTTACAGTAGACGCCTGTCGCCCACACAGGCTTTGCGCGGCCCCCGACGCCGGCGCGCGCGAAATCTCCCCGATTGCGACGGTTTGTGCGTATTAGCAAATTGCATAGTAGCAAGTGATGAACGATGAGGATCGACTATGGCCACCAAACGCGTGTACCTGTTTGATGAAGGCAACGCCAGCATGCGCGACCTGCTGGGCGGCAAAGGCGCCAATCTGGCGGAAATGACCAATCTGGGCCTGCCCGTGCCCCCCGGCTTTACGCTGACTACCGCCACCTGTAACGAATACCTCGAACTCGGCGGACGCTTCCCCGAAGGGCTGCTCGACAGCGTCAAGCAAGCCGTCGCTGCGGTCGAAGCCAAACTGGGCCGTACGTTTGGCGACGCCCAGAATCCGCTGCTGATGTCGGTCCGCTCCGGCGCCAAGTTCTCGATGCCCGGCATGATGGAGACGATTCTCAATCTGGGGCTCAATAACCAGACCATTCAGGGCCTTATCGCCCAATCCGGCAACGAACGCTTTGCCTGGGACAGCTATCGCCGCTTTCTGACCATGTTTTCGAGCGTCGTGCTGGGGATTCACCGCGACGAGTACGAAGAGATCATGGACGAGATGAAGCGCAAGCGCGGCGCGAAACTCGACACCGATTTAAGCGCGGCGGATCTCAAGGAACTCACCGCCCAGTATCAGGCCCACACCGAGAAGCGCCTCGGCAAGCCGTTCCCGCAGGATCCCATGACGCAACTGCAAATGGCCATTGAGTCGGTCTTTCACTCGTGGAATATTCCGCGCGCCATTGCGTACCGCAACTTCCACGGCATTGATCACACGCTGGGAACCGCGGTGAACGTGCAGGCGATGGTCTTCGGCAACATGGGCAGCGATTCGGCCACCGGCGTGGCCTTTACCCGCAACCCGGCCACGGGCGAAAACCTGATCTACGGCGAATACCTCACCAACGCCCAAGGCGAAGACGTTGTTGCCGGGATTCGCACGCCCAACAAAATCTCCGAGCTGGAAAAAGAAATGCCGGAGATGTATCGCCAGTTTATGGAAATCGCCAACAAGCTGGAAAAACACTATAAAGACATGCAGGACATGGAATTCACCATCGAAAAAGGTCGCCTGTTCCTGCTGCAAACCCGCAACGGCAAACGCACCGTCGCCTCTGCCGTGCGCACCGCGGTTGAGATGGTCGGCGAAGGGCTGATCAGCAAAGAGGACGGTATGTTGCGCGTCGACGCCAACCAGTTGCCGCAACTCCTGCTGCCGCGCTTTGACCAGGCGCAGAAGGCCGAAGCCGAAAAGTCGGGCCGTCTGCTGGCGCGCGGCATCAACGCCTCGCCCGGCGCTGCGACCGGCGTCATCGTGTTCTGCCCCGATGAAGCCGTCGAACGCGCCAGCAAAGGCGAAGACGTGCTGCTGGTGCGCGTGGAAACCAGCCCTGACGACGTCCATGGGATGATCGCCGCACGCGGCGTTCTCACCAGCCGCGGCGGCAACACCAGCCATGCGGCCGTGGTCGCCCGTGGAATGGGCAAGCCCTGCGTCGTCGGCTGCGAGTCGATTACCGTGGATATGAAAGCCGAAGCCCTGATCGCCAACGGCAAGACCCTCAAATCGGGCGACCTGCTGTCGATTGACGGCTCGACCGGCGAAGTTTACGAAGGCCGCATCCACACGCTGCCGCCGGAAATGAACGCCGATCTCGCCACGCTGATGGATTGGTCGGACGGCTATCGCCGTCTGGGCGTGCGCGCCAACGCCGATACGCCGGAAGACGCCGAACGCGCCGTCGAACTCGGCGCCAGCGGCATCGGCCTGTGCCGCACCGAGCACATGTTCATGGCGGCCGAGCGCCTGCCGGTCGTCCAGGAAATGATCATCGCCACGACGACCGAAGCCCGGCAAGCGGCGCTGAACAAGCTGTTACCGATGCAGCGCGACGACTTCAAGGCGATTTTCAAGTCAATGGCTGGCAAGCCGGTGACGGTACGTCTGATCGACCCGCCCCTGCACGAGTTCTTGCCCAAGCGCGACGAGCTGGTGGAAGAAACCGCGCGCCTGTCGATTCAGTCGCCCAACAGCCGCGAGCTGCAAGAAAAGCAGGATCTCCTGAAAACCGTCGAAACGCTCTCGGAAGCCAACCCCATGATGGGTTTTCGCGGCTGCCGTCTGGGCGTCATCTACCCGGAGATCGTCGCGATGCAGGTGCGCGCCATTTTTGAAGCCGCCGTGGCGCTGAAAAAAGCGGGCGTTGACGTCAAACCCGAAATCATGATCCCGCTGGTCTCGGACGCCTCCGAGCTGAAATTCACCAAAACCAAGCTGGAGGCCATGGCGCAAGAGATCATGAACGAATCGGGCGTGCAGATCGATTACGCCTTCGGGACGATGATCGAGATTCCGCGCGCGGCGCTGACGGCGGATAAAATCGCTGAGCACGCCCAGTTCTTCAGCTTCGGCACCAACGACCTGACGCAAATGACCTACGGCTTCAGCCGCGACGACGCCGAGGAGAAGTTCCTCAAGCGCTACCTCGAAATGGGCCTGTTTGAAACCAACCCCTTCGAGGTCCTGGATCGCCAGGGCGTGGGCCAGCTCGTGGAAATCGCCAAGGAAAAAGGCCGCTCGGTCAAACCCAACCTCAAGTTGGGCGTCTGCGGCGAACATGGCGGCGAAGCCCGCAGCGTACAATTCGCCCACTTCGTCGGGCTGGATTACGTCAGCTGCTCGCCCTTCCGCATTCCGGTGGCGCGTCTGGCCGCTGCCCAGGGCGCGATTCTGGAAAAACAAAAGAAAAGCGACTTCATGCTCGCCAGCGTGTAACCCGCACGCGGGCGCACTCAGCGCTTCATGTCGAACCGGCGGCCTTGTTCAACGAGGCCGCCGGTCGGCGTTTTGAGCGCGTCTGTCGCGACGCGCGGCGCACGGCCTCTCACAGGGGCTTCTCACGCCGCCGGGCATCGCTCTGGAGAGAGGCGGCTATTCTATTGATGAGGACCCACGGTCTCGTCGCCGAGAAGGCCGGGACGGCCTGTCGCGCGCGGGAAAAAATTGGCAGCCGCCTCACGGGCAGCCCCAGCAACAGCCTGAATTCTCGCTAAGAAAGATTCCAGCCGCGACGGCGCCCTGGGCAACGTCCGCGCCTCCAGAACATCCAGCAGCGGCGCGGAAAGACGCGGATCCACCACCGTCTCAGCCGCCTGCAAGTCATTCAGCAGCGCCGTTAACGAGGGGATGGACAGAGCTTGCGCGCGGTCGCACAGCTCCCGACTCAGACGGGCCGCTTGCGTCTGCGGGAGCGATTCGGGCAGCGCGGCGCCCGCAACCCCGCCAGTGAACAGATCGGGTAACGAGACGGCCGGGTCGGCCAGCGCGGCGAGAAACGCGTCAAAGCGCTTTTTTGGGGCCAGCGACCACGCCGTCCGGGCGTTGACGTCCTGCAAACGCGCGGCATGATCCGAGCTCAGCGCCATGCCAAAATGCGCCCGCGCAGGCGTCTGGGGCCTGTAGAATGCGTCCGGCAAAGACGAAGAAGGGGAAAGGGCTGTTATCATCACAGGGGCGGGCCAAAATCGGGGGAAACGCGGCGCGCGCCGAGGCGACGTACAAGCAGACCTGTGCAGCGCGTCCACCCATACTGTCTCATGGAAGCCCGGGGTGGTCGCGCCCTCAGCGCCGAAAGAACGACAATTGTAATATATCTTAAAATTGCCCCAAAAGCACTAGCCATGGGGAGGGAAATAAGATATAATTTTTATATATGTATGGGGTTTACGCTTTGTTTGTTTGACATGTAAAAGAGGCTAATCGCGATCATGTGGGCCAACGCGCCTTCTTATCGTTATGCGCCATTTTTTATGGCGCTTCTGGGAAATCTGGGGCTGTTCAGCACCCTGATGGACGCGCTGTACGCCGACTCCGAGCAGAAAGTCCGCGCGTGGGCGAGTTATTTTAACCGGTTCTGGTTTCCGGTGCTGATGGAGCGCGTCATGCGTCGAAAAACGCCTCCAGAGACGGTTTCAGGCGCTCATTCAGCCGACGGGCCTGACTTGAACCCGGTTGAGAGTGCGCTGGCGCTGGTTGATCATTTGATCGCAATGCTGCAAGCCCCTGCTGATGGGCGATCGCGGGCGTCTCAGCATCTCCAGTCTTCTGCCGGCGCGCCGGATGCGTTTGATGCGCCTGCGCTGGACTATCGCCCGCGCCGCCGGGCGTTTCAAGACGTTGGCGATGGCCTGCTTTGTGCGTCATGGGGTGAGCCTACGCCCAACCCGCGCGCCGAACGCGGAAAATCCCCGCATTTCCCGCGCCAGCGGCTGCTAGAGCTGTTGCAGCGCCAGCGGATTCTCTTGAGCAATCCGGCCTGGGGCAGGCCCAACTACACGGGCTGGTGGCAAGACCCGGCGATTGCCCCCGAGCGCCTCGACGATATCGCCCGGGCGCTACAGCCGCGCCCGACGCCGACGCTGCTGAGCGCGCTGACGCGCGCGGCCGCCCCCCGCCGCCTGATACGCCCTCCCCCGATTTAGCGCCGGCAGAAAATCCGGGCATCCGCCGTTTATCCGGCGTCAGCGATCGCGATCGCCGTCTGCTGAGCCAGTTAAAGCGCGAAGCGAATCCGTCAGAGTCGCGCCCAGAGCCCAGGCGCTTTGGCGACGACGCCCGCCATCCGCCGTAACGCCGGGTCTTTGGCTCTATTCTCTGGCTAAGGGACGCGCCGCGCCCCTATTGGCGTTGGCTTCGATGACGGTTCACGCCCCGCGCCGGAACATCCCTTAACAAATAAAACGTACGCCCACGGCGATAAACGCGACTTATACGCCCTTCCATCGCCGCCCGCCCAGCCGCATCACTAGGCGAGCGCGCGCAAGGCATAGTACAATCGTCAACCGGATGAGACCTTCATCGGGTATTGAAACTGGTAAGAAGAGAAGAGACGTCACCCTCGCGTCATCCATTGCTGCGTTTGTGTTTTATGGAGGCATTTTTGATCATGACAACCATGACCCCTTCTTCCGTAGACGTTCAGTCTCAACGTTTAGGCGCGTCCTTGCGCCATGAAAACGGCCGTTCGCATTGCATCTTCCGGGTGTGGGCCCCGCATGCGCAACAGGTATTTGTCACCGGCACGTTTAGCGATCTGAACTGGAAAGACAAAGCCGTCGCGCTGGAAAAAAACGATGTCGGCGTCTGGTCGGCTGTCGTCGAAGGCGGACAGCCCGGCGACGAGTACCGCATTCAACTCCAAACGCCCAACGGCGACTGGGTTGAGCGCCGTGACCCGTATGGCCGCGAAGTCAACGACGAGCACACCGCATCCATTATCGTCGAGGACGACTACGACTGGCGCGCCCCCGACTTTGCCATGCCCGCCTGGAATGAGCTGGTGCTGTATGAGATTCACGTCGGCACGTTCAACGCCAAGGAGGAAAAACCCTCGACGTTTGACGACTGCCTGAAAAAAATTCATTACCTCAAAGAACTCGGCGTCAACGCGATCGCCATTATGCCCATTTGCGCCTTCCCCGGCGATTATTCGTGGGGCTATAACCCGTCGGATTTCTTCGCCGTCGAAAATATTTATGGCGGCGCCCAGCAACTCAAAAAATTCGTCGACACCTGCCATCAACACGGATTATCTGTCATTCTCGATCTGGTTTATAACCATGCCGGACCGGATAATCTCGATCTATGGCAATTCGACGGCTGGTCGGAAAACGACAAAGGCGGCGTGTATTTCTATCAGGATCACCGCGCCAGCACGCCGTGGGGACACACCCGCTTCGATTACGGCCGCTCAGAAGTCCGCAATTTTATTCACGATAACGTGATGATGTGGCTCGATGAATTTAAACTGGACGGCGCCCGCTTTGACGCCACGGTTTATATTCGCAAGGTTGATCATGTCTCGGTCGACGACGATCTGACCGAAGGCTGGAGCCTGCTGCAATGGATTAACGAATCCAAAAACGAGAAATTCCCCGGCAAAATTACCATTGCCGAAGATATCGGCAGCGAGCCGTGGGTGGTTAAATCCGTCGGAGAAGGCGGCGCGGGCTTCGATGCGCAATGGGACACCGAATTTGTCCATGTGATTCGCTCGCAGATTATCGCCCCCAACGATTCCGACCGGTCTATGAATCTGGTGAAGCAAATCGTCGAAAAGAAATACAACGACAACGCGTTTCAGCGGGTCATTTATTCAGAATCGCACGACGACGTGGCCAACGGCAAGGCGCGCGTGACCTATGAGATTGATCATGAAGAAGGCGATAACCGCAGCTTCTTCAGCAAAAAGCGATCGATTCTCGGCGCGGGCGTCGCGCTGACGTCTCCCGGCATTCCAATGAT
Coding sequences:
- a CDS encoding alpha amylase C-terminal domain-containing protein — its product is MTPSSVDVQSQRLGASLRHENGRSHCIFRVWAPHAQQVFVTGTFSDLNWKDKAVALEKNDVGVWSAVVEGGQPGDEYRIQLQTPNGDWVERRDPYGREVNDEHTASIIVEDDYDWRAPDFAMPAWNELVLYEIHVGTFNAKEEKPSTFDDCLKKIHYLKELGVNAIAIMPICAFPGDYSWGYNPSDFFAVENIYGGAQQLKKFVDTCHQHGLSVILDLVYNHAGPDNLDLWQFDGWSENDKGGVYFYQDHRASTPWGHTRFDYGRSEVRNFIHDNVMMWLDEFKLDGARFDATVYIRKVDHVSVDDDLTEGWSLLQWINESKNEKFPGKITIAEDIGSEPWVVKSVGEGGAGFDAQWDTEFVHVIRSQIIAPNDSDRSMNLVKQIVEKKYNDNAFQRVIYSESHDDVANGKARVTYEIDHEEGDNRSFFSKKRSILGAGVALTSPGIPMIFQGQEMLENMWFEDTDPLDWFLAKKYKGIIHAYRDLIKLRRNVHGTTAGLMGHHCDVFHVNDEQKVIAYHRWNNGGAGDNVIVVANFANIPHENYNIGMPKPGLWKVRFNSSSKVYDPYIDDFESVDTEAYEAEKDEHAWNANVGLGAYALVILSQDAA
- a CDS encoding pyruvate, phosphate dikinase, yielding MATKRVYLFDEGNASMRDLLGGKGANLAEMTNLGLPVPPGFTLTTATCNEYLELGGRFPEGLLDSVKQAVAAVEAKLGRTFGDAQNPLLMSVRSGAKFSMPGMMETILNLGLNNQTIQGLIAQSGNERFAWDSYRRFLTMFSSVVLGIHRDEYEEIMDEMKRKRGAKLDTDLSAADLKELTAQYQAHTEKRLGKPFPQDPMTQLQMAIESVFHSWNIPRAIAYRNFHGIDHTLGTAVNVQAMVFGNMGSDSATGVAFTRNPATGENLIYGEYLTNAQGEDVVAGIRTPNKISELEKEMPEMYRQFMEIANKLEKHYKDMQDMEFTIEKGRLFLLQTRNGKRTVASAVRTAVEMVGEGLISKEDGMLRVDANQLPQLLLPRFDQAQKAEAEKSGRLLARGINASPGAATGVIVFCPDEAVERASKGEDVLLVRVETSPDDVHGMIAARGVLTSRGGNTSHAAVVARGMGKPCVVGCESITVDMKAEALIANGKTLKSGDLLSIDGSTGEVYEGRIHTLPPEMNADLATLMDWSDGYRRLGVRANADTPEDAERAVELGASGIGLCRTEHMFMAAERLPVVQEMIIATTTEARQAALNKLLPMQRDDFKAIFKSMAGKPVTVRLIDPPLHEFLPKRDELVEETARLSIQSPNSRELQEKQDLLKTVETLSEANPMMGFRGCRLGVIYPEIVAMQVRAIFEAAVALKKAGVDVKPEIMIPLVSDASELKFTKTKLEAMAQEIMNESGVQIDYAFGTMIEIPRAALTADKIAEHAQFFSFGTNDLTQMTYGFSRDDAEEKFLKRYLEMGLFETNPFEVLDRQGVGQLVEIAKEKGRSVKPNLKLGVCGEHGGEARSVQFAHFVGLDYVSCSPFRIPVARLAAAQGAILEKQKKSDFMLASV